A single genomic interval of Streptomyces sp. NBC_00663 harbors:
- a CDS encoding NPP1 family protein, with protein sequence MPKLRSFGSALLGALALVVAVPTSAHANVLTLLPQNADGLEQTYSPAYDYDGDGCYATAAIGADGTLNPGLKPGGDVNGHCHDYAQLANANTYSRAKCNNGWCAVMYASYFEKDQATLGPAAIGHRHDWEHVVVWISGDQVQYVSVSQHSGYQVAARTSVRFDGTHPKIVYHKDGVSTHCFRFAGGNDEPPENVTGGWFFPRLVGWNGYPAGYRDKLLGADFGSATIKIDDGDFQYALGLAKPSGIPFDPNARAKHKRQAQREGPRELPPAGPLFCRRDDRI encoded by the coding sequence ATGCCCAAGTTGAGATCGTTCGGCTCGGCACTCCTCGGCGCGCTGGCCCTCGTCGTCGCCGTCCCCACGTCCGCCCACGCGAACGTCCTGACCCTCCTCCCGCAGAACGCCGACGGCCTGGAGCAGACCTACTCCCCGGCCTACGACTACGACGGCGACGGCTGCTACGCGACCGCCGCGATCGGCGCCGACGGCACCCTCAACCCCGGTCTGAAGCCGGGCGGCGACGTCAACGGCCACTGCCACGACTACGCCCAGCTCGCCAACGCCAACACCTACTCGCGCGCGAAGTGCAACAACGGCTGGTGCGCGGTGATGTACGCCAGCTACTTCGAGAAGGACCAGGCCACGCTCGGGCCGGCGGCCATCGGGCACCGGCACGACTGGGAGCACGTCGTGGTGTGGATCAGCGGCGACCAGGTCCAGTACGTGTCGGTGTCCCAGCACAGCGGCTACCAGGTGGCCGCCCGCACCTCGGTCCGCTTCGACGGCACCCATCCGAAGATCGTCTACCACAAGGACGGGGTGTCCACCCACTGCTTCCGCTTCGCCGGCGGCAATGACGAACCGCCGGAGAACGTCACGGGCGGCTGGTTCTTCCCGCGCCTGGTCGGCTGGAACGGCTATCCGGCCGGCTACCGCGACAAGCTCCTCGGCGCCGACTTCGGCTCGGCCACCATCAAGATCGACGACGGCGACTTCCAGTACGCCCTCGGCCTGGCGAAGCCGTCCGGCATCCCCTTCGACCCGAACGCCCGAGCCAAGCACAAAAGACAGGCACAAAGAGAGGGGCCCCGCGAGCTTCCGCCCGCGGGGCCCCTCTTCTGCCGTCGGGACGACAGGATTTGA
- a CDS encoding MFS transporter — MPRNSTRLTFAVLATGAGVFAMLQSLIAPALPTVQQALHTSQSTATWVMTAYLLSASIFTPILGRVGDLIGKKRTLVAVLVTVAVGCLLAALAPTIGVLIVARVVQGVGGALFPLSFGIIRDEFAPAQVSKSISNLSAVIAAGGGVGIVAAGPIVSALDFRWLFWIPVGVVAAATLIAVRYVPESPNRAEGSVNWLGAGLLSAWLVALLLPLSQATTWGWGSTRVIGLFALAVALFALWLYSEARSRTPLIDLRVMRLPAVWTTNTVALLFGAGMYALWSFLPGFVQTPTAAGYGFGASVTAAGLLMLPMLVAMFLSGVLGGRLEPVLGAKALLVTGAALGAAACGVLALWHDEQWQVAVVAGLFGLGIGLAFASMANLIVGSVPADQTGAATGMNANIRTIGGSIGAAVTSVLVTGHLQPSGLPYESGYTHGFTLLALLLLGAALAALLVPVGRAVRRVTVDTPARPETVSTRG, encoded by the coding sequence ATGCCCCGCAATTCCACCCGCCTCACCTTCGCGGTCCTCGCGACCGGTGCGGGCGTGTTCGCCATGCTCCAGTCGCTGATCGCGCCGGCCCTGCCGACCGTCCAGCAAGCTCTGCACACCTCGCAGTCCACCGCGACCTGGGTGATGACGGCGTACCTGCTCTCCGCGTCGATCTTCACCCCGATCCTCGGCCGCGTCGGCGACCTGATCGGCAAGAAGCGCACCCTTGTCGCCGTCCTGGTGACCGTGGCGGTCGGCTGTCTGCTGGCCGCGCTGGCGCCGACCATCGGCGTCCTGATCGTGGCCCGGGTCGTCCAGGGCGTCGGCGGCGCCCTGTTCCCGCTCTCCTTCGGCATCATCCGGGACGAGTTCGCCCCGGCGCAGGTGAGCAAGAGCATCAGCAACCTGTCCGCCGTGATCGCCGCCGGCGGTGGCGTCGGCATCGTCGCCGCCGGACCCATCGTCTCCGCGCTCGACTTCCGCTGGCTGTTCTGGATCCCGGTCGGCGTCGTCGCGGCCGCCACGCTGATCGCCGTACGGTATGTGCCCGAGTCGCCCAACAGGGCCGAGGGCAGTGTCAATTGGCTCGGTGCCGGGCTGCTGTCGGCCTGGCTGGTGGCGTTGCTGCTGCCGCTCAGTCAGGCGACCACGTGGGGATGGGGATCGACGCGGGTGATCGGCCTGTTCGCCCTGGCCGTCGCCCTGTTCGCGCTGTGGCTGTACTCCGAAGCTCGCTCCCGCACGCCGCTGATCGATCTGCGGGTGATGCGCCTGCCCGCCGTGTGGACCACGAACACCGTGGCGCTGCTGTTCGGCGCGGGCATGTACGCGCTGTGGTCCTTCCTGCCGGGCTTCGTCCAGACGCCGACGGCGGCCGGGTACGGCTTCGGCGCGAGCGTCACGGCGGCCGGCCTCCTCATGCTGCCGATGCTGGTGGCGATGTTCCTCTCCGGTGTGCTCGGCGGCCGTCTGGAGCCGGTGCTCGGTGCGAAGGCGCTGCTGGTGACGGGCGCCGCGCTCGGTGCGGCGGCCTGTGGCGTGCTCGCCCTCTGGCATGACGAACAGTGGCAGGTCGCCGTCGTCGCGGGCCTGTTCGGCCTTGGTATCGGCCTCGCCTTCGCCTCCATGGCCAACCTGATCGTGGGCAGCGTCCCGGCCGACCAGACGGGCGCCGCGACCGGCATGAACGCCAACATCCGCACCATCGGCGGCTCCATCGGCGCCGCCGTCACCAGCGTCCTGGTGACCGGGCACCTCCAGCCCTCCGGACTGCCGTACGAGTCCGGATACACCCACGGCTTCACGCTGCTGGCGCTGCTGTTGCTCGGGGCGGCCCTGGCCGCGCTGCTCGTCCCCGTCGGGCGGGCCGTCCGCCGGGTCACCGTGGACACCCCGGCCCGCCCGGAGACGGTCTCCACCCGGGGCTGA